The following are encoded in a window of Maylandia zebra isolate NMK-2024a linkage group LG5, Mzebra_GT3a, whole genome shotgun sequence genomic DNA:
- the rbm6 gene encoding RNA-binding protein 5 isoform X1: protein MWDGPGQGPRGGPPFRGDHRGEMFGGRDRPMPDYRGRDGMNIGHMGPRPLDLPPMEMRRMDGPPMRGRDMDQHDMRGREPNREFFRPGEKPDFSLRRHYENSIRDKLMNSSGLPGPGRNSVDMGGRGMPPQETNRFMDMREREPFHYDMPRFSNPNVDGRRGFPMDQMERKDGFIDMHDRPPMGEAGRYDMDMAARDRRMMDTDRRGGPPFNARGGFDSDMDFRNRPGPSAEFRGRDRSPLRFGNNDVPPQNRGRPDIPPDVGPPRSDFMGAVDTIRKREYSEQSNSPLMDYRSGEEMTLAEEWKNRRKDSNSFFNKGMGGVPEPSLPVGFGRDVNIRDPPGFNERDRPSVDFPRKDLGFPRGDRFPPMGLPPIGSKGPQDLPLPQISPLTGPQGRENEGKHWLGERDPKHIHNKSNCDERPPLEKNHPLHEIQEPTDRFKEMKDIPPNQGPGRGKLGPEQDFPSSSTIQARDQDYRDIDYRTGSGGVFDYKHEELQAPEKLLKESKPISPSKFSDSGSKDQDYRSASMEDNVSNTISVTGIPKTATMEQILGAFAARDGVPMQGMKIKKVVPGYSYDTAYVEFLNLEDAVHFMESNKGSIKVGTRTTSIKYIQPEECERRVHESDHKVPQIQEPQLPISDEPLEELKMNLNGSRPKDPIETFSHSQWQRSSDLTPEAWQQQVDQRLQQHDTEQQAESWNNRNLPHHPSQQSDSVFKDSKTMIIKNVKSTTTVETILKALDPFAYLDERNVRLVKGKPPGSKCFCFVDMDSHEQVTRLVELLTKPRPLYIDGVRVYAEVAKPLKNQNVKKDVEKSNTSILGFPPDSSIIGQQQFPQPPQFLQPPTGALTGMQGVAMSNAAPPLDPSGTLGIGYLAPPTVDPSYQLAGTHVTTESSGMAATTDGSQAYIYGAEIPDTSSYLYDATSGFYYDPETTLYYDPNSRYFYNAQAQEYLYWDAVSKTYVPVPGSNSADNQPVTMTAEDQAILSNPAADAPLEMKKPSVSLQASTVPAPVSAASSAQEPGSVSGAAPDKEGDDSAKKDKEKDKEEKPRSLAAVKIMKDMERWAKIQNRQKETVRAPSPLLKTGTDDDKRQSKSADAGFAVFERKIAGGDDLFKKPLAPAKKDEKSKRPMGSLGMLASDYGAGSDEEVEEEKEDETVKTAQSGQSKEKDDKLTDWKKMACLLCRRQFPNKDALIRHQQLSDLHKQNMEIHLKIKRSKKELEALENQERQLSAKEAPKSPEQKRRKHHHSQPQHQNTWAGSSREMNKVSERPGLGAEPVAPRKKKEPVVWDHATYKQAVRKAMFARFKELE, encoded by the exons ATGTGGGATGGACCAGGGCAAGGACCACGGGGAGGACCACCCTTTCG TGGTGATCACCGTGGAGAAATGTTTGGGGGCAGAGATCGTCCCATGCCTGACTATAGAGGTAGAGATGGGATGAATATAGGTCATATGGGCCCAAGACCCCTTGATCTGCCGCCTATGGAAATGAGGAGGATGGATGGGCCACCCATGAGGGGGCGTGATATGGACCAACATGATATGCGAGGAAGGGAGCCAAACAGAGAGTTCTTCAGACCTGGAGAAAAGCCTGATTTCAGTCTTCGGCGGCACTATGAAAATTCCATTAGAGACAAACTTATGAATTCTTCAGGTCTCCCTGGGCCCGGCAGGAACTCCGTAGATATGGGAGGCAGGGGTATGCCGCCTCAAGAAACAAACAGGTTTATGGATATGAGGGAGAGGGAACCATTCCATTACGATATGCCACGGTTTAGCAATCCCAATGTTGATGGAAGAAGAGGGTTCCCCATGGATCAAATGGAGCGAAAGGATGGATTTATAGACATGCATGACAGACCACCAATGGGAGAGGCAGGTCGCTATGATATGGACATGGCTGCACGTGACAGGAGAATGATGGACACTGACAGGAGAGGAGGGCCGCCTTTCAATGCAAGGGGTGGCTTTGATTCTGATATGGATTTCAGAAATCGTCCCGGACCTTCAGCTGAATTTAGAGGTAGAGATCGATCTCCTTTAAGATTCGGAAATAATGATGTCCCTCCACAAAACAGAGGAAGACCAGACATACCTCCAGATGTCGGTCCTCCTAGGTCAGACTTTATGGGTGCAGTAGACACTATCAGAAAGAGAGAATATTCTGAGCAGAGTAACAGTCCCCTTATGGATTATCGGAGTGGTGAAGAGATGACACTTGCAGAAGAATGGAAGAACCGTCGAAAGGATAGCaactctttcttcaacaaaGGTATGGGTGGTGTACCTGAACCCAGCTTACCTGTAGGTTTTGGCCGAGATGTGAATATTAGGGATCCACCAGGCTTTAATGAGCGGGATAGACCATCTGTTGACTTTCCACGGAAGGATCTTGGCTTTCCTCGTGGTGATCGCTTTCCTCCCATGGGTCTACCACCAATTGGAAGCAAAGGCCCACAAGATCTTCCGCTTCCACAAATAAGTCCCCTTACTGGCCCTCAAGGAAGAGAAAATGAGGGTAAACATTGGCTTGGAGAAAGAGACCCAAAGcatattcacaataaatcaaatTGTGATGAAAGACCGCCTTTGGAGAAGAATCATCCTTTACACGAAATTCAGGAGCCAACTGATCGCTTTAAAGAGATGAAGGATATCCCACCAAATCAAGGACCTGGAAGGGGTAAGCTAGGGCCCGAACAGGACTTCCCAAGCAGCAGCACTATACAGGCAAGAGATCAGGACTATAGGGACATTGATTACAGAACAGGCTCTGGAGGGGTTTTTGACtacaaacatgaagaacttCAAGCTCCAGAGAAACTCCTTAAAGAGTCTAAACCAATCTCACCTTCAAAGTTTAGCGATTCTGGTTCCAAG GATCAAGATTACAGGAGTGCATCAATGGAAGACAACGTTTCCAATACTATATCTGTAACTGGTATTCCTAAGACTGCCACAATGGAGCAG ATTCTTGGTGCTTTTGCAGCTCGTGATGGTGTGCCAATGCAGGGGATGAAAATCAAGAAGGTTGTGCCAG GTTACAGCTACGATACGGCCTATGTGGAGTTTTTAAACCTCGAGGATGCAGTCCACTTCATGGAGTCCAACAAG GGGTCTATAAAGGTTGGCACTAGAACTACTTCAATTAAGTATATCCAGCCAGAAGAGTGTGAAAGACGTGTTCAT GAATCAGATCACAAAGTACCTCAAATCCAGGAGCCCCAATTGCCCATATCAGATGAACCTTTGGAAGAGCTGAAGATGAACCTGAATGGGTCCAGACCAAAGGATCCGATTGAGACCTTTTCTCATAGTCAGTGGCAGCGTAGCTCTGACCTCACTCCAGAGGCCTGGCAGCAGCAGGTGGACCAGCGGCTTCAACAGCATGATACGGAGCAACAGGCAGAGTCTTGGAACAACCGCAACCTTCCTCATCACCCCTCACAACAGTCTGACTCCGTATTTAAAGACAGCAAGA CCATGataataaaaaatgtgaagtcCACAACAACAGTTGAGACTATCCTGAAAGCCTTGGATCCCTTTGCTTATTTGGATGAGAGAAATGTTCGTCTAGTGAAAGGCAAACCACCTGGATCAAAGTGCTTCTGCTTTGTTGACATGGACTCCCATGAG CAAGTGACACGTCTGGTTGAACTCCTCACTAAACCCAGGCCCCTTTATATCGATGGAGTCAGAGTATATGCTGAGGTTGCAAAACCCCTGAAGAACCAAAA TGTCAAAAAAGATGTTGAGAAATCAAACACTTCTATCCTTGGGTTTCCACCTGACAGCAGCATAATCGGG cAGCAGCAGTTTCCACAACCTCCACAGTTCTTGCAGCCACCTACTGGTGCTCTTACTGGAATGCAAG GTGTTGCGATGTCTAATGCTGCGCCGCCATTAGACCCCAGCGGTACCCTG GGAATCGGCTATCTTGCACCTCCAACTGTGGATCCATCATACCAGTTGGCTGGAACTCATGTGACCACAGAGTCTTCTGGGATGGCAGCTACCACAGACGGATCACAGGCCTACATTTATG GAGCTGAAATTCCAGACACGTCTAGCTACTTGTATGATGCCACGTCAGGCTTCTATTACGATCCGGAGACAACGCTATACTACGATCCGAACTCCAGG tattTCTATAATGCTCAAGCCCAGGAGTACTTGTACTGGGATGCTGTGTCAAAGACCTATGTCCCAGTCCCAGGAAGTAACTCTGCAGATAACCAACCTGTTACCATGACGGCTGAAGACCAGGCCATTCTTTCAAACCCAGCAGCAGATGCTCCTCTAGAAATGAAGAAGCCGTCAGTGTCACTTCAGGCTTCAACGGTTCCAGCTCCAGTTTCAGCTGCCAGCTCAGCTCAGGAGCCCGGCTCAGTTTCTGGTGCTGCTCCGGACAAAGAAGGTGACGACTCTGCTAAAAAGGACAAAGAGAAGGATAAGGAGGAGAAGCCAAGAAGCCTAGCTGCTGTCAAG ATAATGAAAGATATGGAGCGCTGGGCGAAGATCCAGAATCGTCAAAAGGAAACTGTGCGTGCTCCATCTCCTCTGCTGAAGACCGGAACAGACGACGATAAGAGGCAGTCTAAATCGGCCGATGCTGGTTTCGCTGTATTTGAAAGGAAG ATTGCAGGTGGAGATGATCTTTTTAAGAAGCCCCTTGCTCCTGCTAAGAAAGACGAGAAGTCAAAA CGTCCAATGGGATCCCTGGGTATGCTGGCATCAGACTATGGAGCCGGAAGCGAtgaagaggtggaggaagaaaaGGAGGATGAGACGGTTAAAACCGCTCAGAGCGGCCAGTCAAAAGAAAAGGACgacaaactgactgactggaaGAAGATGGCGTGTCTGTTGTGTAGAAGGCAGTTCCCCAACAAGGATGCTCTTATCCGTCACCAACAGCTTTCTGATCTGCACAAA CAAAATATGGAGATCCACCTTAAAATTAAGAGGTCAAAGAAGGAATTGGAGGCACTGGAGAACCAGGAAAGACAA CTGAGTGCCAAAGAAGCACCCAAATCACcagaacagaaaagaagaaaacaccATCACTCACAACCACAGCATCAAAACACCTGGGCTGGGAGCTCCAG GGAAATGAATAAAGTCAGCGAGAGGCCTGGTTTAGGGGCGGAACCTGTCGCG ccAAGGAAGAAGAAGGAGCCTGTCGTTTGGGACCATGCCACCTACAAACAAGCAGTACGCAAGGCCATGTTTGCACGGTTCAAGGAACTTGAGTGA
- the rbm6 gene encoding RNA-binding protein 5 isoform X2: MWDGPGQGPRGGPPFRGDHRGEMFGGRDRPMPDYRGRDGMNIGHMGPRPLDLPPMEMRRMDGPPMRGRDMDQHDMRGREPNREFFRPGEKPDFSLRRHYENSIRDKLMNSSGLPGPGRNSVDMGGRGMPPQETNRFMDMREREPFHYDMPRFSNPNVDGRRGFPMDQMERKDGFIDMHDRPPMGEAGRYDMDMAARDRRMMDTDRRGGPPFNARGGFDSDMDFRNRPGPSAEFRGRDRSPLRFGNNDVPPQNRGRPDIPPDVGPPRSDFMGAVDTIRKREYSEQSNSPLMDYRSGEEMTLAEEWKNRRKDSNSFFNKGMGGVPEPSLPVGFGRDVNIRDPPGFNERDRPSVDFPRKDLGFPRGDRFPPMGLPPIGSKGPQDLPLPQISPLTGPQGRENEGKHWLGERDPKHIHNKSNCDERPPLEKNHPLHEIQEPTDRFKEMKDIPPNQGPGRGKLGPEQDFPSSSTIQARDQDYRDIDYRTGSGGVFDYKHEELQAPEKLLKESKPISPSKFSDSGSKDQDYRSASMEDNVSNTISVTGIPKTATMEQILGAFAARDGVPMQGMKIKKVVPGYSYDTAYVEFLNLEDAVHFMESNKGSIKVGTRTTSIKYIQPEECERRVHESDHKVPQIQEPQLPISDEPLEELKMNLNGSRPKDPIETFSHSQWQRSSDLTPEAWQQQVDQRLQQHDTEQQAESWNNRNLPHHPSQQSDSVFKDSKTMIIKNVKSTTTVETILKALDPFAYLDERNVRLVKGKPPGSKCFCFVDMDSHEQVTRLVELLTKPRPLYIDGVRVYAEVAKPLKNQNVKKDVEKSNTSILGFPPDSSIIGQQFPQPPQFLQPPTGALTGMQGVAMSNAAPPLDPSGTLGIGYLAPPTVDPSYQLAGTHVTTESSGMAATTDGSQAYIYGAEIPDTSSYLYDATSGFYYDPETTLYYDPNSRYFYNAQAQEYLYWDAVSKTYVPVPGSNSADNQPVTMTAEDQAILSNPAADAPLEMKKPSVSLQASTVPAPVSAASSAQEPGSVSGAAPDKEGDDSAKKDKEKDKEEKPRSLAAVKIMKDMERWAKIQNRQKETVRAPSPLLKTGTDDDKRQSKSADAGFAVFERKIAGGDDLFKKPLAPAKKDEKSKRPMGSLGMLASDYGAGSDEEVEEEKEDETVKTAQSGQSKEKDDKLTDWKKMACLLCRRQFPNKDALIRHQQLSDLHKQNMEIHLKIKRSKKELEALENQERQLSAKEAPKSPEQKRRKHHHSQPQHQNTWAGSSREMNKVSERPGLGAEPVAPRKKKEPVVWDHATYKQAVRKAMFARFKELE; this comes from the exons ATGTGGGATGGACCAGGGCAAGGACCACGGGGAGGACCACCCTTTCG TGGTGATCACCGTGGAGAAATGTTTGGGGGCAGAGATCGTCCCATGCCTGACTATAGAGGTAGAGATGGGATGAATATAGGTCATATGGGCCCAAGACCCCTTGATCTGCCGCCTATGGAAATGAGGAGGATGGATGGGCCACCCATGAGGGGGCGTGATATGGACCAACATGATATGCGAGGAAGGGAGCCAAACAGAGAGTTCTTCAGACCTGGAGAAAAGCCTGATTTCAGTCTTCGGCGGCACTATGAAAATTCCATTAGAGACAAACTTATGAATTCTTCAGGTCTCCCTGGGCCCGGCAGGAACTCCGTAGATATGGGAGGCAGGGGTATGCCGCCTCAAGAAACAAACAGGTTTATGGATATGAGGGAGAGGGAACCATTCCATTACGATATGCCACGGTTTAGCAATCCCAATGTTGATGGAAGAAGAGGGTTCCCCATGGATCAAATGGAGCGAAAGGATGGATTTATAGACATGCATGACAGACCACCAATGGGAGAGGCAGGTCGCTATGATATGGACATGGCTGCACGTGACAGGAGAATGATGGACACTGACAGGAGAGGAGGGCCGCCTTTCAATGCAAGGGGTGGCTTTGATTCTGATATGGATTTCAGAAATCGTCCCGGACCTTCAGCTGAATTTAGAGGTAGAGATCGATCTCCTTTAAGATTCGGAAATAATGATGTCCCTCCACAAAACAGAGGAAGACCAGACATACCTCCAGATGTCGGTCCTCCTAGGTCAGACTTTATGGGTGCAGTAGACACTATCAGAAAGAGAGAATATTCTGAGCAGAGTAACAGTCCCCTTATGGATTATCGGAGTGGTGAAGAGATGACACTTGCAGAAGAATGGAAGAACCGTCGAAAGGATAGCaactctttcttcaacaaaGGTATGGGTGGTGTACCTGAACCCAGCTTACCTGTAGGTTTTGGCCGAGATGTGAATATTAGGGATCCACCAGGCTTTAATGAGCGGGATAGACCATCTGTTGACTTTCCACGGAAGGATCTTGGCTTTCCTCGTGGTGATCGCTTTCCTCCCATGGGTCTACCACCAATTGGAAGCAAAGGCCCACAAGATCTTCCGCTTCCACAAATAAGTCCCCTTACTGGCCCTCAAGGAAGAGAAAATGAGGGTAAACATTGGCTTGGAGAAAGAGACCCAAAGcatattcacaataaatcaaatTGTGATGAAAGACCGCCTTTGGAGAAGAATCATCCTTTACACGAAATTCAGGAGCCAACTGATCGCTTTAAAGAGATGAAGGATATCCCACCAAATCAAGGACCTGGAAGGGGTAAGCTAGGGCCCGAACAGGACTTCCCAAGCAGCAGCACTATACAGGCAAGAGATCAGGACTATAGGGACATTGATTACAGAACAGGCTCTGGAGGGGTTTTTGACtacaaacatgaagaacttCAAGCTCCAGAGAAACTCCTTAAAGAGTCTAAACCAATCTCACCTTCAAAGTTTAGCGATTCTGGTTCCAAG GATCAAGATTACAGGAGTGCATCAATGGAAGACAACGTTTCCAATACTATATCTGTAACTGGTATTCCTAAGACTGCCACAATGGAGCAG ATTCTTGGTGCTTTTGCAGCTCGTGATGGTGTGCCAATGCAGGGGATGAAAATCAAGAAGGTTGTGCCAG GTTACAGCTACGATACGGCCTATGTGGAGTTTTTAAACCTCGAGGATGCAGTCCACTTCATGGAGTCCAACAAG GGGTCTATAAAGGTTGGCACTAGAACTACTTCAATTAAGTATATCCAGCCAGAAGAGTGTGAAAGACGTGTTCAT GAATCAGATCACAAAGTACCTCAAATCCAGGAGCCCCAATTGCCCATATCAGATGAACCTTTGGAAGAGCTGAAGATGAACCTGAATGGGTCCAGACCAAAGGATCCGATTGAGACCTTTTCTCATAGTCAGTGGCAGCGTAGCTCTGACCTCACTCCAGAGGCCTGGCAGCAGCAGGTGGACCAGCGGCTTCAACAGCATGATACGGAGCAACAGGCAGAGTCTTGGAACAACCGCAACCTTCCTCATCACCCCTCACAACAGTCTGACTCCGTATTTAAAGACAGCAAGA CCATGataataaaaaatgtgaagtcCACAACAACAGTTGAGACTATCCTGAAAGCCTTGGATCCCTTTGCTTATTTGGATGAGAGAAATGTTCGTCTAGTGAAAGGCAAACCACCTGGATCAAAGTGCTTCTGCTTTGTTGACATGGACTCCCATGAG CAAGTGACACGTCTGGTTGAACTCCTCACTAAACCCAGGCCCCTTTATATCGATGGAGTCAGAGTATATGCTGAGGTTGCAAAACCCCTGAAGAACCAAAA TGTCAAAAAAGATGTTGAGAAATCAAACACTTCTATCCTTGGGTTTCCACCTGACAGCAGCATAATCGGG CAGCAGTTTCCACAACCTCCACAGTTCTTGCAGCCACCTACTGGTGCTCTTACTGGAATGCAAG GTGTTGCGATGTCTAATGCTGCGCCGCCATTAGACCCCAGCGGTACCCTG GGAATCGGCTATCTTGCACCTCCAACTGTGGATCCATCATACCAGTTGGCTGGAACTCATGTGACCACAGAGTCTTCTGGGATGGCAGCTACCACAGACGGATCACAGGCCTACATTTATG GAGCTGAAATTCCAGACACGTCTAGCTACTTGTATGATGCCACGTCAGGCTTCTATTACGATCCGGAGACAACGCTATACTACGATCCGAACTCCAGG tattTCTATAATGCTCAAGCCCAGGAGTACTTGTACTGGGATGCTGTGTCAAAGACCTATGTCCCAGTCCCAGGAAGTAACTCTGCAGATAACCAACCTGTTACCATGACGGCTGAAGACCAGGCCATTCTTTCAAACCCAGCAGCAGATGCTCCTCTAGAAATGAAGAAGCCGTCAGTGTCACTTCAGGCTTCAACGGTTCCAGCTCCAGTTTCAGCTGCCAGCTCAGCTCAGGAGCCCGGCTCAGTTTCTGGTGCTGCTCCGGACAAAGAAGGTGACGACTCTGCTAAAAAGGACAAAGAGAAGGATAAGGAGGAGAAGCCAAGAAGCCTAGCTGCTGTCAAG ATAATGAAAGATATGGAGCGCTGGGCGAAGATCCAGAATCGTCAAAAGGAAACTGTGCGTGCTCCATCTCCTCTGCTGAAGACCGGAACAGACGACGATAAGAGGCAGTCTAAATCGGCCGATGCTGGTTTCGCTGTATTTGAAAGGAAG ATTGCAGGTGGAGATGATCTTTTTAAGAAGCCCCTTGCTCCTGCTAAGAAAGACGAGAAGTCAAAA CGTCCAATGGGATCCCTGGGTATGCTGGCATCAGACTATGGAGCCGGAAGCGAtgaagaggtggaggaagaaaaGGAGGATGAGACGGTTAAAACCGCTCAGAGCGGCCAGTCAAAAGAAAAGGACgacaaactgactgactggaaGAAGATGGCGTGTCTGTTGTGTAGAAGGCAGTTCCCCAACAAGGATGCTCTTATCCGTCACCAACAGCTTTCTGATCTGCACAAA CAAAATATGGAGATCCACCTTAAAATTAAGAGGTCAAAGAAGGAATTGGAGGCACTGGAGAACCAGGAAAGACAA CTGAGTGCCAAAGAAGCACCCAAATCACcagaacagaaaagaagaaaacaccATCACTCACAACCACAGCATCAAAACACCTGGGCTGGGAGCTCCAG GGAAATGAATAAAGTCAGCGAGAGGCCTGGTTTAGGGGCGGAACCTGTCGCG ccAAGGAAGAAGAAGGAGCCTGTCGTTTGGGACCATGCCACCTACAAACAAGCAGTACGCAAGGCCATGTTTGCACGGTTCAAGGAACTTGAGTGA
- the camkva gene encoding caM kinase-like vesicle-associated protein has product MPFGCLTLGEKKDYNSPSEVTDKYDLGQIVKSEEFCEIFRAKDRNTLKMYTCKKFHKKDGRKVRKAAKNEIKILKMVKHHNILQLVDAFETKKEYFIFLELATGREVFDWILDQGYYSERDTSNVMRQVLEAVAYLHSLKIVHRNLKLENLVYFNRLKHSKIVISDFQLAKLENGLIKDPCGTPEYLAPEVVARQRYGRPVDCWAIGVIMYILLSGNPPFYDDAEEDDSDNRDKNLFLKILSGDYEFDSPYWDDISDSAKSLVASLMEVDQDQRLTAQEAIAHEWISGNAASDKNIKDGVCAQIEKNFAKAKWKKAVRVTTLMKRLRASEQGDSGATGAPADPNAPSGAPAPPAGGSDGVAANMKGGCSEKAPETQTALSLLSAARQEEQARCNGDVPQMLPQRKGD; this is encoded by the exons ATGCCATTTGGCTGTTTGACACTCGGGGAGAAGAAGGATTACAACAGTCCCTCAGAGGTGACCGACAAGTATGACCTCGGACAAATTGTTAAATC AGAGGAGTTTTGTGAGATATTCCGGGCGAAGGACCGGAACACCTTAAAGATGTACACATGCAAAAAGTTCCACaaaaaggatggaaggaaagtcAGGAAAGCTGCCAAGAATGAGATTAAGATCTTGAAGAT GGTAAAACATCACAACATCCTTCAGCTGGTTGATGCCTTCGAAACAAAGAAAGAGTACTTTATTTTCCTGGAGCT TGCTACAGGCAGAGAGGTCTTTGACTGGATCTTAGATCAAGGCTACTACTCAGAGAGGGACACCAGCAATGTTATGAGGCAGGTGTTGGAAGCTGTAGCTTACCTGCACTCTCTGAAAATCGTCCACAGAAACCTTAAG CTGGAGAACTTGGTCTACTTTAATCGCTTGAAGCACTCCAAAATTGTTATCAGCGACTTCCAGTTGGCAAAACTGGAAAATGGACTCATTAAAGATCCATGTGGGACTCCTGAATATCTTG CCCCTGAAGTGGTGGCGAGACAGAGATATGGAAGACCTGTGGACTGCTGGGCCATAGGTGTGATCATGTATATACT TTTGTCTGGGAACCCTCCTTTTTATGATGATGCTGAAGAAGATGACTCTGATAATCGTGATAAGAATCTTTTCCTAAAGATTTTGTCAGGGGATTATGAATTTGATTCCCCATACTGGGATGATATTTCAGACTCTG CCAAAAGCTTAGTGGCATCTTTAATGGAAGTGGACCAAGATCAGCGATTGACGGCACAAGAAGCCATAGCCCATGAATG GATTTCTGGCAATGCTGCCTCAGATAAGAACATCAAGGATGGCGTTTGTGCACAAATTGAAAAGAACTTTGCCAAAGCCAAGTGGAAG AAAGCTGTTAGAGTGACTACTCTCATGAAGAGACTTCGAGCATCTGAGCAGGGCGATTCTGGGGCCACGGGGGCTCCAGCTGACCCCAACGCACCAAGCGGTGCTCCTGCTcctccagcaggtggcagcgACGGCGTTGCCGCCAACATGAAAGGTGGTTGCAGCGAAAAGGCTCCGGAAACACAGACTGCACTCTCCCTGCTCAGTGCAGCCAGACAGGAAGAGCAGGCAAGGTGCAATGGTGATGTTCCTCAAATGTTGCCACAGAGAAAAGGAGACTAG